From the Clupea harengus chromosome 15, Ch_v2.0.2, whole genome shotgun sequence genome, one window contains:
- the ost4 gene encoding dolichyl-diphosphooligosaccharide--protein glycosyltransferase subunit 4 — protein sequence MTWLKQSAGSGRRSSTVNTPYINRVLTRQENHSSTLTMVTDVQLAIFANMLGVSLFLLVVLYHYVAVNNPKKFE from the exons ATGACGTGGCTAAAGCAGAGCGCTGGAAGCGGAAGACGATCTAGTACCGTCAACACCCCCTACATCAATCGGGTCCTCACACGGCAAGAAAATCACTCGTCTACATTAAC GATGGTCACTGACGTCCAACTGGCAATATTTGCCAATATGCTCGGGGTGTCGTTGTTCCTCCTTGTGGTGCTGTACCATTATGTGGCTGTCAACAACCCCAAGAAATTTGAGTAA